The Rhodovastum atsumiense genome includes a region encoding these proteins:
- a CDS encoding glycosyltransferase family 4 protein — protein MSNAGPANAAIHFQPDGYHTDGPKLMGRQAAGSGFLHGLFRHAGVEAFYCHAPGPKDAQDFAALAAATGARAPVRWIASSHPAALGAPGCLYLPGPGLGPYAFERLRVGERAYSLCGVTHTTASHAAMDAITDLLIAPLRAWDALVCTSRAVRDTVRHLLQAQAEYLRWRLGATRFEPPQLPLIPLGVDCAGHGTDAAGRAEARGRLGIAADDLVVLFVGRLSFHAKAHPLPMYLALERAAGGRRMHLLQIGWFANNAIEAAFRDAGRLLAPSVNLIFLDGRDTAQKATGWAAADVFCSLADNMQETFGLTPIEAMAAGLPVVVSDWDGYRDSVRDGIDGFLIPTIMPPPPLGVDLAARYERGTDSYDLYCGHASQLVAVDTAAAEAAFRRLFVDASLRQQMGEAGRARAEALYDWRHVIAAYQALWTELAERRRSDPDFADRPAPAANPARPDPLAAFISYPTTLLGDRHMAQLAPGTDAAVLTARRTLAMVSYAQAIFPPEEDVQMVIDLLGERPWRVDALLARLPPDRQGAMARGLVWLHKLDVIRLSAST, from the coding sequence ACGGGCCGAAGTTGATGGGCCGACAGGCCGCCGGCAGCGGCTTCCTGCACGGTCTCTTCCGCCATGCCGGTGTCGAGGCATTCTATTGTCATGCACCGGGTCCAAAGGACGCCCAGGACTTTGCCGCCCTGGCGGCCGCTACGGGCGCCAGGGCACCGGTGCGCTGGATTGCCTCCAGCCACCCCGCGGCTTTGGGCGCACCCGGCTGCCTGTATCTTCCAGGCCCCGGCCTCGGCCCTTACGCCTTTGAGCGGCTGCGCGTCGGCGAACGGGCCTATTCGCTGTGCGGCGTTACCCATACCACTGCCTCGCACGCCGCCATGGACGCCATCACCGACCTGCTCATTGCGCCGCTGCGTGCCTGGGACGCGCTGGTGTGCACCTCGCGCGCAGTGCGCGACACCGTGCGGCACTTGCTACAGGCACAAGCCGAGTATCTGCGCTGGCGTCTCGGCGCCACTCGCTTCGAGCCGCCGCAGCTTCCGTTGATCCCGCTTGGCGTCGATTGCGCCGGACATGGCACCGATGCAGCGGGACGCGCGGAAGCCAGGGGGCGGCTCGGCATCGCCGCGGACGATCTGGTGGTGCTGTTCGTGGGCCGGCTGAGCTTCCACGCCAAGGCGCATCCGTTGCCGATGTATCTGGCGCTGGAGCGTGCCGCCGGAGGCAGGCGCATGCATCTGCTGCAGATCGGGTGGTTTGCCAATAACGCCATCGAAGCAGCATTCCGCGACGCCGGGCGACTGCTCGCCCCATCGGTCAACCTGATCTTTTTGGACGGTCGCGACACAGCACAGAAAGCCACCGGCTGGGCCGCGGCGGACGTATTCTGCTCGCTCGCCGACAACATGCAGGAAACCTTCGGGCTGACGCCGATCGAGGCGATGGCCGCCGGGTTGCCGGTGGTGGTTTCCGACTGGGATGGCTACCGCGACAGCGTGCGCGACGGCATCGATGGCTTTCTGATCCCTACCATCATGCCCCCCCCACCGCTCGGTGTCGATCTGGCGGCGCGGTATGAACGCGGCACGGACAGCTACGACCTGTATTGCGGCCATGCGAGCCAATTGGTCGCGGTGGACACCGCGGCAGCCGAGGCAGCATTCAGGCGCCTGTTTGTCGACGCCTCACTGCGCCAGCAGATGGGCGAGGCCGGCCGGGCGCGCGCAGAAGCCCTGTATGACTGGCGGCATGTGATCGCGGCCTATCAGGCGCTGTGGACGGAACTGGCGGAACGCCGGCGCAGCGATCCTGATTTCGCCGACCGCCCTGCCCCGGCGGCCAACCCCGCCCGTCCCGATCCGCTCGCCGCCTTCATCTCCTATCCCACCACCCTGCTCGGCGATCGCCACATGGCACAACTGGCACCCGGTACCGACGCTGCCGTGTTGACTGCGCGCCGCACCCTGGCGATGGTCAGCTACGCACAGGCGATCTTTCCCCCCGAAGAGGATGTCCAGATGGTCATCGATCTGCTGGGAGAGCGGCCATGGCGCGTGGACGCACTGCTTGCCCGGCTGCCGCCAGACCGCCAGGGCGCCATGGCGCGTGGCCTGGTGTGGCTGCACAAACTCGACGTGATCCGGCTGTCAGCGTCGACATGA
- a CDS encoding glycosyltransferase family 4 protein — MRILFVHQNFPGQFGHLAQALVKAGHQVLALAIESRGAVPGIEIVRYQPDRGSTPNIHRLAVEFETKTIRGEACARAAAGLRQRGFTPDIIVAHPGWGESLFLKDVWPDVPLLCFLEFYYRLQGADVGFDPEFPPSGWEGAARVRAKNAHLALTLETMDRGYSPTHWQKAVHPTIHHPKIEVIHDGIDTALLAPDATRALKLGETGPTLVPGDEVLTFVARNLEPYRGYHVFMRALPEIQRRRPHAVTLIVGGEGVSYGQAPASGTWKQRFLNEVRDRLDMSRVFFLGKLPYDDYLTVLRLSRCHIYLTYPFVLSWSMLEAMSTGCLVLGSATPPVQEVIEDGVNGLLVDFFDTDLIAEKASLALDRFQNLLPLRQAARQTVVDRYDLVSVCLPAQLALLDRLASAGPVMTVAEQNRRL, encoded by the coding sequence TTGCGTATCCTGTTCGTTCATCAGAATTTCCCGGGCCAGTTCGGCCATCTCGCGCAGGCCTTGGTGAAGGCCGGGCACCAGGTGCTCGCCCTGGCCATCGAGAGCCGTGGCGCCGTGCCGGGCATCGAGATCGTGCGCTATCAGCCCGATCGCGGGAGCACCCCGAACATCCACAGGCTGGCGGTCGAGTTCGAGACAAAGACGATCCGCGGCGAAGCCTGCGCACGCGCGGCAGCCGGGCTGCGGCAGCGGGGCTTCACCCCTGATATCATCGTCGCACATCCCGGCTGGGGCGAAAGCCTGTTCCTCAAGGATGTCTGGCCCGACGTGCCATTGCTGTGCTTTCTGGAATTCTATTACCGGCTGCAGGGCGCCGATGTCGGCTTCGATCCGGAATTCCCGCCTTCCGGCTGGGAAGGCGCGGCCCGGGTGCGGGCGAAGAATGCGCATCTTGCCCTGACACTGGAGACGATGGACCGTGGCTACAGTCCGACGCACTGGCAAAAGGCGGTGCATCCGACGATCCACCACCCGAAAATCGAGGTCATCCACGACGGCATCGACACGGCGCTGCTCGCCCCAGATGCCACGCGCGCCCTGAAGCTCGGGGAGACCGGACCGACGCTCGTGCCCGGCGATGAAGTGCTCACCTTTGTCGCACGCAATCTGGAGCCGTATCGTGGGTATCACGTTTTCATGCGGGCTCTGCCGGAAATCCAGCGCCGCCGGCCACACGCCGTGACACTGATTGTCGGTGGTGAGGGCGTTTCCTACGGCCAGGCCCCGGCAAGCGGCACATGGAAGCAGCGCTTCCTGAACGAAGTCAGGGACCGCCTGGACATGTCGCGGGTTTTCTTTCTTGGCAAGCTGCCGTACGATGATTACCTGACGGTGCTGCGGCTGTCGCGTTGTCACATCTACCTGACCTATCCGTTCGTGCTGTCATGGTCGATGCTGGAAGCAATGAGTACCGGTTGCCTGGTGCTTGGCTCCGCGACCCCGCCGGTGCAGGAAGTCATCGAGGACGGCGTGAACGGGTTGCTGGTGGATTTCTTCGATACCGACCTGATCGCGGAAAAGGCCTCACTGGCGCTGGACAGGTTCCAAAATCTCCTGCCCCTGCGCCAGGCCGCAAGGCAAACCGTCGTCGACCGCTATGATCTCGTCTCGGTATGCCTGCCGGCACAGCTTGCGCTGCTCGATCGGTTGGCTTCAGCAGGCCCGGTCATGACCGTAGCGGAGCAAAACCGGCGCCTGTAA